The genomic region TGCCCGTGCTGAAGCTGCTGCACAAGCTGCGAAGCTTGAGCAAATTAAGCAAGAAGAAAAAGCCAAGCTTGCTGCTTCTAACACCATTTATTTTGACTTTGATACATCTAAGTTAGATGCGTCAGTGATCACAACCCTTGATATGCATGCTGCTTACTTAGTACAAAACAACAATGTTAAAGTGCTGATTGAAGGTCATGCAGATGAACGCGGTACACCAGAGTACAATATTGCTCTAGGTGAACGTCGTGCTCAAGCTGTACAAAAGTACCTTGAAAATTCAGGTGTATTAACATCTCAAATTGAAACTGTTTCATATGGTGAAGAAAAGCCAGCGGTAAATGATCGTAGCGAACAAGCGTTTGCTAAAAACCGTCGTGCTGTATTGGTATACTAATCTGTCGTAGGATATTTGATGAAATCGTATAAACTGTTATTAAGTTTAGCGGTTGCAGCCAGTGCCCCAGTCGCACTTGCTGCGCAGCCCGCACCGGTGCTTGATATTAATAATGAGCAACCATTAACCGCCGATGCAACACCGCCAGCGGACGTTGAAACGCTGCAACGTATGTTGCAATCTCGTAATCGTGCACTTATCGACATGCAACGCCATATTGATGAGTTACAAACCGAAGTGAGTGAGTTGCGTGGTATTACGGAAGAACAGGCTTATACCATTAATCAAATCTTACAGCGTCAACGTGAACTATACCGAGAGATAGATCGTCGTATGGCTAACTTAAAGGCGCCAACACAGCCTGTTACCACAACCGGATCTAATCCAACTACGGATTACTCTGCTAACTTAACTGAAAATCAGGCCTATGATAGGGCTGTTAATTTAGTGCTTAAAGAAAAGCAGTATGATCAAGCGATCGCCGAGTTTAAAAACTTCACGCAAAAATACCCAAATTCGAGTTATGCAGCGAATGCTCATTATTGGTTAGGTCAGCTGTTATTTAACAAAGGAGAACTAGACAGTGCGCAAAATGAATTTAACATCGTTATTAATAACTATGAAAATTCCAGTAAGCGCAGTGATGCAATGTTAAAGCTTGGTATGGTTGCACAAAAGCGTGGCAATACTGCTCAGGCGCAAATTATGTATGAGCGGGTGATATCTGAATACGCAGGTTCTTCTGCTGCACAATTGGCGAAAGCACGTTTAGCCAGTCTATAATATGCAAAGAGCACCAATGTGGTAATAATTAGCGAAAGGCTTATTGTATACAAATAAGCCTTTTTTGATTTTAGGGCAAAATAAACACGCTAAAGCTTGTTGAGAATTGATTGTAAATCGCTCTGTTTGTTGTTAATTTGCGCGCTTGAACGATTTTTTTTTAAAATATAAAAATTGTTGTTGCACTTAAAATTATTATCAGTATTATATGCCCCGCGTTGAGGCGCTAAGCCTCTCGTAACAAGATGTCGGTCGTTAGCTCAGTTGGTAGAGCAGTTGGCTTTTAACCAATTTGTCGAAGGTTCAAATCCTTCACGACCGACCACTTTCTCAAAACCAATGTGAGAGAGTGAATTATCTTATATGTCGGTCGTTAGCTCAGTTGGTAGAGCAGTTGGCTTTTAACCAATTTGTCGAAGGTTCAAATCCTTCACGACCGACCACTTTCTTTTTAGGAAGTTTGTTAGCGCGAAAGCCAAGGCTTTTAACCGTTAACGCAATCTTGGTCGAAGATGAAAATCATCACCAAGCGCTTTCTCAAAGCCAATACGAGAAAGTGAACAATCTATATGTCGGTCGTTAGCTCAGTTGGTAGAGCAGTTGGCTTTTAACCAATTTGTCGAAGGTTCAAATCCTTCACGACCGACCACTTTCTCTCGTTAGAAAGTGAACAAACTATATGTCGGTCGTTAGCTCAGTTGGTAGAGCAGTTGGCTTTTAACCAATTTGTCGAAGGTTCAAATCCTTCACGACCGACCACTTTCTTTTAGGAAGTGACTGTTAGCGATAAAGCCAATGCTTTTAACCGTTAACGCAATCTTGGTCGAAGGTAAATATCATCACCAAGCACTTTCTCTAAACCAATATGAGAAAGTGAACAATCTTATATCGGTCGTTAGCTCAGTTGGTAGAGCAGTTGGCTTTTAACCAATTTGTCGAAGGTTCAAATCCTTCACGACCGACCACTTTCTTTTAGGAAGTGACTGTTAGCGATAAAGCCAAGGCTTTTAACCGTTAACGCAATCTTGGTCGAGGGTAAACATCATCGCCAAGCGCTTTCTCAAACCAATACAAGAAAGTGAACAATCTTATATATCGGTCGTTAGCTCAGTTGGTAGAGCAGTTGGCTTTTAACCAATTTGTCGAAGGTTCAAATCCTTCACGACCGACCACTTTCTTTTAGGAAGTGAATGTTAGCGATAAAGCCAAGCTCTTAACCGTTAACGCAATTTTGGTCGAAGGTAAACATCATCGCCAAGCGCTTTCTCAAACCAATACAAGAAAGTGAACAATCTTATATATCGGTCGTTAGCTCAGTTGGTAGAGCAGTTGGCTTTTAACCAATTTGTCGAAGGTTCAAATCCTTCACGACCGACCACTCTCTTAAATCCCTTATTTATCTTTCGCGTCTAATTAAAGCCAAGGCTTTTAACCGTTAACGCTATATCCTAGATTTAAGCGCTTTAATACCGACTAATTTTTTGATCACATTTTTATGCGTTTCACTTTGACGAAAGCCAAAGGATTTTCTGCGCTACTGGCTACGCTTAGATAACGCATTCTTCACGTCATAAAAATTGTTTGCACATAAATTTGTTTGGCTTTTAGGTATTACCGATAATTTTTGCGTATTTTACTGGCTGTTTACTATAGTAAAATCAACAGTACAAGCATGGTAATGATAACGAATGAAATATTGGCTTTGGGCGTTTTACATTGTGCTAGCGTTAGTTGCACCTAACGCTCTTGCTGAGCCAGAACCGACAAATCCAGAGCAACACACGCCCGATCCGTTAACCAGCCTTTATATGATACGAATTGACAGCATCAATAAAGATGCATTCGAGAAGGCGTTGATCGATCATATGCAGTTCCGCGCTAAGCAAAATGAGCAAAATAATTGGCAGGTGTATACACAAGTTATTGGTGAGGATCTTAATATGTATATGCTGCGTTCGTGCTGTACTAACTGGGATAAAATCGAAGAGCATAATGCATGGGCGGTAATGAGTAATACGGCGCAGCATTGGCGCGATAACGTCAGCCAATATGTTGTTGATTCGGCTCGCTACTTTAGCCGTATTGATCGAGATAACAGTCATTGGGACAGCAGTAAAGTTTATAAATACTTTGGTGTGGAGTCTTTGACGGTTGCGCCTGGTAAAGGGTTTGCGGCAAGAGCAGGCATTAAAGCGATAAGCGCCGCTGCAAAGCAAATGCAGTGGCCCGACTCATGGGCGTGGCATACGCGTATTGGTGGAGAAGCGCAAATTCAGTTGGTGTTTGGCTATGATTCATACGCAGATATGATGCCACCAGAGAAAAACTTTTATCAGCGACTTAGTGAGCACTTAACAAGTGAACAAGCAGCGCAAGCTATGATAAGTGAATATAAATCGGCGTTTTTAAGTTCGAACTATGCGATTTACGTGTATCGAAAAGGCTTGTCATCGCCGGAGTAGCGCAGTTAACTCAAATTAAAGCGCAACGGCTAAGATGCTTTGATATTTATATCAACAAAGCTAGGTGACGCGAGAGGCTCCTAATAGCCCCTAAAAGCTTGTGCATTGCGTTGTTAATGCTCGACAGTACTGTCAGTCATGTAACGCTAAGTTAGGCTCGCAGGGGCCTTGGTTGATTATTTCCGGGTGCTATTAGTACGTATCCACAACTGTTCAAGGCTGGCATAGAACAAACCGCCAATCGCGCCCCACATATGTGCGTCGATGGCAACCCGAGCATTAATTAATTGTTCAACATCGTTGCTTGCACCAAATACCTGCTCATAAACTATCTTTGCCAGCACACCAAACAGTAATAAATAGCCTGTCTTCCAACCTTTTTTTATGTCTTTGATTGTGCCCCACACAAATATCCCATGTAAAACACCTGACAATCCGACATAACGTTGCATATCAACATCGAAGTAGAAAATGCCGACGCTACATATTATGGCTGAGACACTAAATGCAAATAAAAAGGTATGCATTTTATAGTGATCTCCATGTAACGCCCAAAGCATGGTTAAGCCAGCAAGATTTAACAGTAAATGGTTGTCATTGGTGTGCACTAGGTGAGCCGTAAACAATCGCCAAAACTCACCCGCAGTAATTAATGCGCGATCATAAATAAGGTGATCACTGATACTGCTGGGCAAAAAGAACACAAAGGTGGCGCAAATGAAAATAATGAGCGGAAGCAATAAGGCGTCACGGCTCCATGGTAGAGACAACTTCAACATAGCAACTGATTAACTTATAATGATTTTTGTTTTCTGGATAACGCCAAGCCGAGGGCGAAGACGTATGAGCCGACAGTATTGCACAAGGTGCGAGCGACCGCTAGTGACTTGTATTTGTGACTGTATTAGACCGATTGATAACCAAGTGGAAATTTGTTTTCTACAACACCCAAGTGAGTCGAAACAAGCCAAGGGCAGTGTCAAGTTAGCACACCTGTGCCTAAACAAAAGCCGTATTATTGTCGGTGAAAACTTCACTAACAACGATGAGTTAAATCAAATGCTACAACGCCCTCGTCAGCAAGCGTATTTATTGTACCCAAGTGAGTCGGCTACGGTAGCGACGCCAATGGCAGCGAAGTTACAAGCGAATACGTTGTTAATTGTGCTTGATGGGACCTGGAAGAAGGCATATAAAATGTTGCAATTGTCAAAAAATGTCCAAGCACTTCCGCGTTTGACCCTAGATAAACAAATCAAAAGTCAGTATGTTATTCGTAAACATCATAAACCTACGGATGTATCTTCGCTAGAAGCATGTGCTCATGCATTAGCGATATTAGAGCATAATCAAATGCGCTATCAGCCGTTATTTGATGCGTTTGCTCAGTTCAACAAACAACAGATACTATTACAGCAACAATATCAACGTTAAGGATTTCGTTTTGTCATCACATTTATCTTCTTTAGTGTTTTGCTGCACATTATTTATTGCCGGCTGCTCCCTCGATTCTCAGGCTATTCGTGAAGATCGCGAACCCGAGGCAGCAACAGGTCTTAATCAACAACAATTGCAACAGGGCAACCGTTATATGGTGGCTGCCGCTAACCCCTATGCCAGTCAAGCGGGTTATAATGTGCTCGCTAAAGGTGGCAGTGCGGTTGATGCAGCCATCGCTGTACAATTGGTACTAACGTTAGTCGAGCCACAATCGTCAGGTATTGGTGGTGGGGCATTTTTGTTGCATTACAACAAGCAAAATAACAATATCATCGCTTTTGACGGTCGAGAAACGGCACCTGCAAAGGCAAGCCAAGAGATGTTTTTAAATGCTGATGGCACACCCGTTCGCTGGATAGATGCCGTTGTTGGCGGTCGCAGTGTTGGTGTACCAGGCGTATTAAAAGCGCTCGAAGATGCGCACCAAAAATTTGGTAAATTAGCATGGTCTGAGCTTTTTGATGATGCCATCGCATTAGCCGAAAATGGCTTTATCGTTTCTCCTCGCCTAGCAATGCTAGTGGCAAAAGACTTCAATCCTGGGGTAAAAGCACTGGATAATAGCCGAGCCTACTTTTTCCCCAATGGCCAGCCCTTGCAACAGGGCACGCTATTAAAAAACCCAAAACTTGCTCGTGTTTATCGCGATATTGCAAAACATGGTAGCGAGGTGTTTTATAAGGGGTGGATAGCCGAGCGTATGGTTGACGCGGTTAACAAT from Thalassotalea sp. Sam97 harbors:
- the pal gene encoding peptidoglycan-associated lipoprotein Pal — encoded protein: MRLNKLVKSMAVALPLFTLAACSSNDAQDAEAAEIAAKQEAAKVQAEKERARAEAAAQAAKLEQIKQEEKAKLAASNTIYFDFDTSKLDASVITTLDMHAAYLVQNNNVKVLIEGHADERGTPEYNIALGERRAQAVQKYLENSGVLTSQIETVSYGEEKPAVNDRSEQAFAKNRRAVLVY
- the ybgF gene encoding tol-pal system protein YbgF; amino-acid sequence: MKSYKLLLSLAVAASAPVALAAQPAPVLDINNEQPLTADATPPADVETLQRMLQSRNRALIDMQRHIDELQTEVSELRGITEEQAYTINQILQRQRELYREIDRRMANLKAPTQPVTTTGSNPTTDYSANLTENQAYDRAVNLVLKEKQYDQAIAEFKNFTQKYPNSSYAANAHYWLGQLLFNKGELDSAQNEFNIVINNYENSSKRSDAMLKLGMVAQKRGNTAQAQIMYERVISEYAGSSAAQLAKARLASL
- the rrtA gene encoding rhombosortase codes for the protein MLKLSLPWSRDALLLPLIIFICATFVFFLPSSISDHLIYDRALITAGEFWRLFTAHLVHTNDNHLLLNLAGLTMLWALHGDHYKMHTFLFAFSVSAIICSVGIFYFDVDMQRYVGLSGVLHGIFVWGTIKDIKKGWKTGYLLLFGVLAKIVYEQVFGASNDVEQLINARVAIDAHMWGAIGGLFYASLEQLWIRTNSTRK
- a CDS encoding tRNA-uridine aminocarboxypropyltransferase; this translates as MSRQYCTRCERPLVTCICDCIRPIDNQVEICFLQHPSESKQAKGSVKLAHLCLNKSRIIVGENFTNNDELNQMLQRPRQQAYLLYPSESATVATPMAAKLQANTLLIVLDGTWKKAYKMLQLSKNVQALPRLTLDKQIKSQYVIRKHHKPTDVSSLEACAHALAILEHNQMRYQPLFDAFAQFNKQQILLQQQYQR